One Solanum pennellii chromosome 9, SPENNV200 DNA segment encodes these proteins:
- the LOC107031217 gene encoding peptidyl-prolyl cis-trans isomerase CYP63, protein MSKKKNPLVFLDVSVDGDAAEKIVIELFADTVPRTAENFRSLCTGEKGVGVSTGKPLHYKGCLFHRVIKGFMAQGGDFSKGNGTGGESIYGGKFPDENFKVAHTEAGLLSMANSGPNTNGSQFFIIFKRTPHLDGKHVVFGKVVKGMDLVKKIEQLGTDSGKPSGLVKIVDCGELSEKKSNDTPKAEKGKNKKSARALSSDDDSDSQEKGKRKSSTNRRKKKKRRYSSSDSYSSETDTDSSSDSDSDSKLDSYSSSSSGDGRRKKRKRSTKKERSRHGKRKGRKSTSRRVDRNKRSRRKRSSESSSDTDSQSMSSSSSGDSSDDENDRPNNSARKGLVKKLSNPVKGQAVLKQQQNLEEGEVSKNAKLPNNGHGGDVQNDRTLSTNHQSDNSSRSRSTTPSPKGKPRPSGRSSRSMSPEKVPGRLGQNGASLPIESKERSLSKSPPPKATQPSRSSPVRDLSRNHSPDGTSKRVRKGRGFTDRYSFARRYRTPSPERSSYRPHFQSGRNFQGNRDRYSSYRSYSGRSPQVQYRRSPRGRSPPRYQRRSRSRSVSRSPRRESRRCRSPSRSPSPREKRQPISDRLKSRLGPRVDDQHSIPTRRSASRSRSRDSTTPRSPSAAPRKHSRKVGSASPNSSRSTSPPRPRGLVSYEDISPSGTN, encoded by the exons GTGAGAAGGGAGTTGGAGTATCTACTGGAAAACCTCTGCACTACAAAGGATGCTTATTTCACCGTGTAATAAAAGGGTTTATGGCACAA GGTGGTGATTTCTCCAAAGGGAATG GCACTGGTGGAGAGAGTATATATGGAGGGAAATTTCCAG aTGAGAACTTCAAAGTTGCCCACACGGAGGCTGGTCTTCTCTCAATGGCAAATAGTGGTCCTAATACAAATGGATCCCAGTTCTTCATTATATTTAAGAGAACTCCCCATCTCGACGG GAAGCATGTTGTTTTTGGAAAAGTTGTAAAGGGAATGGATTTAGTGAAGAAAATTGAACAGCTGGGAACAGACAGTGGGAAGCCATCTGGGCTTGTGAAAATTGTGGATTGTGGCGAACTGTCTGAGAAGAAAAGTAATGATACACCCAAAGCAGAGAAAG GGAAAAATAAGAAGTCCGCGAGAGCTCTTTCCTCTGATGATGATTCAGACAGTCAAGAAAAGGGGAAACGCAAATCATCCACCaatagaaggaaaaagaaaaagaggagatACTCTTCATCTGATTCTTACAGTTCTGAGACAGATACTGATTCCTCTTCAGACTCTGATTCAGATTCTAAGCTGGACTCCTATTCTTCTAGTTCTTCAGGTGATGGAAGGCGTAAGAAGAGGAAGAGGTCAACTAAGAAAGAAAGGAGTCGACATGGGAAGAGAAAAGGTAGAAAGAGCACGAGCAGAAGAGTTGATCGAAATAAAAGATCGAGACGCAAGCG GAGCTCTGAGAGTTCTAGTGACACAGACAGTCAGAGCATGAGCAGCAGCAGCAGCGGTGATAGCTCTGATGATGAAAATGACAGGCCAAATAATTCTGCACGAAAAG GTTTGGTGAAGAAATTGTCAAACCCTGTCAAAGGACAAGCTGTTTTGAAGCAGCAACAGAATCTTGAAGAGGGTGAAGTATCTAAGAACGCTAAGCTTCCAAATAATGGTCATGGTGGAGATGTACAAAACGACAGGACTCTCTCCACAAATCATCAATCTGATAATTCGAGCAGATCCAG GAGCACAACACCAAGTCCTAAGGGGAAGCCAAGACCGAGCGGCAGGAGCAGTCGAAGTATGAGCCCAGAAAAAGTACCTGGTAGACTTGGTCAAAATGGTGCAAGTCTTCCAATTGAATCAAAGGAGAGAAGTCTTTCAAAAAGTCCTCCACCAAAAGCTACTCAGCCATCTCGCTCTAGTCCTGTCAGGGATTTATCCAGAAATCATTCTCCAGATGGAACTTCAAAACGAGTCCGTAAAGGTCGTGGCTTCACTGATCGTTATTCATTTGCAAGACGCTATCGCACCCCATCTCCTGAACGTTCATCTTACAGGCCTCATTTCCAGAGTGGGAGAAATTTTCAGGGGAATCGTGATAG GTACTCAAGCTATAGAAGCTATTCTGGTCGCTCTCCACAGGTACAGTACAGACGGTCACCAAGAGGCAGAAGTCCCCCCAG ATACCAGCGCAGGAGTCGAAGTAGGAGTGTTTCTCGCAGCCCTAGGCGTGAGAGTCGTCGATGTAGGAGCCCTTCACGCAGTCCTTCCCCTAGAGAAAAGCGGCAGCCAATCAGTGACAGATTGAAGTCTCGTCTTGGGCCTCGTGTAGATGATCAGCATTCTATTCCAACTAGGAGGTCAGCCTCAAGATCTAGAAGCCGCGACTCTACTACTCCTCGATCCCCTTCTGCTGCTCCAAGGAAGCACAGTAGGAAAGTAGGATCCGCATCACCTAATAGTTCGAGATCAACCTCCCCACCTCGACCGAGGGGTCTAGTCTCATATGAGGATATCAGTCCCTCTGGGACAAACTAA
- the LOC107031218 gene encoding 2-methyl-6-phytyl-1,4-hydroquinone methyltransferase, chloroplastic: MANSIFISGTQSLSVCNRVSPNGLGFVGSDFNGNQFPKLGLSRTSYKIKTLAPICSISTSRPASQPRFIQHKQEAFWFYRFLSIVYDHVINPGHWTEDMRDDALEPADLNDRNLTVVDVGGGTGFTTLGIVEHVDAKNVTILDQSPHQLAKAKEKEPLKECKIIEGDAEDLPFSTDYADRYVSAGSIEYWPDPQRGIREAYRVLKPGGKACLIGPVHPTFWLSRFFADVWMLFPKEEEYIEWFEKAGFTDVQLKKIGPKWYRGVRRHGLIMGCSVTGVKSTPGDSPLQLGPKAEDVTKPVNPFVFMLRFLLGATAATYYVLVPIYMWVKDQVVPEGEPL, translated from the exons ATGGCAAATTCAATATTCATCTCTGGAACTCAAAGTTTGAGTGTTTGTAACAGAGTTTCCCCAAATGGGTTAGGCTTTGTTGGTTCAGATTTCAATGGGAATCAATTTCCCAAGCTGGGTTTATCAAGAACCAGttataaaatcaaaaccctaGCTCCAATTTGCAGTATTTCAACATCTAGGCCAGCTTCACAGCCAAGATTCATACAGCACAAACAAGAAGCTTTTTGGTTTTATAGGTTTTTATCTATTGTGTATGATCATGTTATTAATCCTGGTCATTGGACTGAAGATATGAGGGATGATGCACTTGAACCAGCTGATCTTAATGACAGGAATTTGACTGTGGTGGATGTTGGTGGTGGCACTGGTTTCACTACATTGGGTATAGTTGAGCATGTAGATGCCAAGAATGTTACAATTCTTGACCAATCTCCTCATCAATTAGCTAAGGCTAAGGAAAAGGAGCCTTTGAAAGAATGCAAGATAATTGAGGGTGATGCTGAGGATCTTCCATTCTCAACTGACTATGCTGATAGATATGTATCTGCTGGAAG TATTGAATACTGGCCGGACCCACAACGTGGAATCCGAGAGGCATACAGAGTTCTGAAACCTGGAGGAAAGGCGTGCTTAATCGGTCCTGTGCACCCTACCTTTTGGTTGTCTCGTTTCTTTGCTGATGTGTGGATGCTCTTCCCTAAGGAGGAAGAATACATAGAGTGGTTTGAGAAGGCAGGATTCACGGACGTACAACTGAAGAAGATCGGCCCAAAATGGTATCGTGGAGTTCGAAGGCATGGGCTTATCATGGGATGTTCTGTTACTGGTGTTAAGTCTACACCAGGGGATTCACCACTGCAG CTTGGCCCAAAAGCAGAAGATGTGACAAAACCTGTAAATCCATTTGTCTTTATGCTGCGGTTCCTTCTGGGTGCAACTGCAGCAACATACTATGTTTTGGTTCCTATTTACATGTGGGTTAAAGACCAGGTTGTTCCTGAAGGCGAACCTCTGTGA